A section of the Leptospira semungkisensis genome encodes:
- a CDS encoding ATP-binding response regulator, whose product MKNTRILIVEDEGLVAQDLKQRLIRMGYPEPIIAATGEVAVKQAISMQPDLILMDIILENGYLDGVDAAKRIRKFLDVPIIYLTASSDAQTIQRAKLTEPNAYILKPFQTRELQIIIELILYKYQIDHELMEEERMVSEELRNLEEGIIASNSLGLISFMNPAAEKMTGWMEEEALGKPLQEVLRVKNLSEENDFKLEDVSENRGVPSHGLLVSKNGLTTEVLTITKTLPEIQEVDVDHILVIRDLVKR is encoded by the coding sequence ATGAAAAATACTAGGATACTTATCGTAGAAGACGAGGGATTGGTTGCGCAGGATTTAAAGCAACGCTTGATCAGAATGGGCTATCCCGAGCCTATCATAGCTGCAACTGGAGAAGTGGCAGTGAAGCAGGCAATTTCTATGCAACCTGATCTGATCTTAATGGATATTATTTTAGAGAACGGTTACTTGGACGGAGTAGACGCTGCTAAGAGAATCCGAAAATTCTTAGACGTACCTATTATCTATCTTACTGCATCTTCCGATGCGCAAACGATCCAAAGAGCTAAATTGACGGAGCCGAACGCTTATATTCTTAAACCTTTCCAAACAAGGGAACTTCAGATTATCATTGAATTGATATTGTACAAATACCAGATCGATCATGAGCTCATGGAAGAAGAAAGGATGGTTTCCGAAGAACTAAGGAATCTGGAAGAAGGGATTATTGCTTCTAATTCGCTCGGTCTTATATCTTTTATGAATCCGGCTGCAGAAAAAATGACCGGTTGGATGGAGGAAGAAGCTCTTGGAAAGCCACTGCAAGAAGTTCTAAGAGTTAAAAATCTATCGGAAGAGAACGATTTCAAGTTAGAGGACGTTTCAGAGAATCGTGGGGTTCCTTCTCATGGGTTACTCGTATCAAAGAATGGTTTGACTACTGAGGTCCTTACAATTACTAAAACTCTTCCCGAAATCCAAGAAGTGGATGTGGACCATATCTTGGTAATTCGGGACTTGGTGAAAAGATAA
- a CDS encoding response regulator — MITNQAKILIVEDENIVAKDIFNRLSGLGYSAIKIAATGNEALEKAILDKPDLMLMDIMLSKGDYDGIETVQELADKADVPVIYLTAYADEASLIRSKSTRPYGYLLKPFQTKELQIAIEIALNKHKMERRRKVYNKLLSTVMKYVKDVVDPSSKKVGA, encoded by the coding sequence ATGATTACGAACCAGGCAAAGATCTTAATCGTCGAAGATGAGAATATCGTAGCGAAAGATATTTTCAATCGGCTCTCTGGGCTTGGATATTCAGCGATAAAGATCGCTGCCACCGGCAATGAAGCCTTAGAAAAGGCGATACTGGATAAACCGGATCTGATGCTGATGGATATTATGCTTTCAAAGGGAGATTATGACGGGATAGAAACCGTTCAAGAGTTGGCGGATAAGGCGGACGTTCCCGTTATCTACCTTACTGCGTATGCGGACGAAGCTTCCTTGATACGGAGTAAAAGTACTAGGCCCTATGGTTATTTACTTAAACCTTTTCAAACGAAGGAGTTGCAGATAGCGATAGAAATTGCATTAAATAAACATAAAATGGAGAGGAGAAGAAAAGTCTATAATAAGCTCCTTTCTACTGTCATGAAGTATGTGAAGGACGTCGTGGACCCTTCTTCTAAAAAGGTGGGGGCATGA
- a CDS encoding histidine kinase dimerization/phosphoacceptor domain -containing protein, translating into MKVNVLLVDDNPDNLQVMDHILEDPELNLVKANSGEDALKVLLKEPEDFALIFMDVRMPGLDGFEAASMIRQREKCSRIPIIFLTAYGNNETGMFKGYSLGAVDFLVKPLAPEIIKSKVSVFVDLHKKNKILRIQEELLRQSHEELELRVVERTSELNRVNNELLMEISERKKAEEALRLSLREKEVLLREIHHRVKNNLQIVSSILSLQGNYITDRRSLEMFQDSQSRIKSIALIHELLYQNEDLAQTDFKEYLNSLVTNLLRTYRVNSKIYFEINADRVHLSLDTAIHCGLIVTELVTNSLKYGFKERTQGKISISIKIVNEDYFLTVEDDGVGFPEEVDYKQTDSLGLQLVNTLAHQIDGSLSLDKSNGTKFTLVFRERSRVRR; encoded by the coding sequence ATGAAAGTAAATGTGCTTCTAGTAGATGATAACCCGGATAACTTGCAGGTGATGGATCATATTCTAGAGGATCCTGAATTGAATTTGGTCAAGGCCAACTCCGGTGAGGATGCTCTTAAGGTGCTATTGAAAGAGCCTGAGGATTTTGCTCTGATCTTCATGGATGTTCGGATGCCCGGTCTAGATGGATTCGAAGCGGCCTCTATGATCCGACAAAGGGAGAAATGTTCTAGGATCCCGATTATTTTTCTAACAGCCTACGGAAATAATGAAACAGGTATGTTTAAGGGATATTCTCTCGGCGCTGTTGACTTTTTAGTTAAGCCTCTTGCTCCGGAGATTATTAAATCAAAGGTATCCGTTTTCGTAGATCTACATAAGAAAAACAAGATATTGCGGATTCAGGAGGAACTTCTTCGACAAAGTCACGAAGAACTGGAACTGAGAGTGGTTGAAAGAACCTCCGAATTGAATCGAGTAAATAACGAATTGCTTATGGAAATCTCGGAACGTAAGAAAGCTGAGGAGGCTCTCAGGCTCTCTCTTCGTGAAAAGGAAGTGCTTTTACGTGAAATACATCACCGAGTGAAGAATAATCTTCAGATCGTTTCGAGCATATTGAGCCTTCAAGGAAATTATATCACTGACAGAAGAAGTCTAGAGATGTTCCAAGATTCCCAGTCTAGGATCAAGTCTATCGCTTTGATCCATGAGCTCCTTTACCAGAATGAGGATCTTGCTCAAACAGATTTTAAAGAATATCTGAATAGCCTTGTGACGAATTTGCTGAGAACATACCGAGTGAACTCTAAGATATACTTCGAGATAAATGCGGATCGTGTTCATCTGAGTCTGGATACTGCCATTCATTGCGGCTTGATCGTCACTGAATTGGTTACGAACTCTTTGAAATATGGGTTTAAGGAAAGGACTCAAGGGAAGATTTCTATTTCTATCAAGATCGTTAATGAAGATTACTTTTTAACGGTAGAAGACGATGGAGTTGGATTTCCGGAGGAAGTAGATTATAAGCAAACCGATTCTCTTGGCTTACAATTAGTAAATACTCTGGCACATCAGATTGATGGAAGTTTATCTTTAGACAAGAGCAATGGGACCAAGTTCACTCTGGTCTTTAGGGAAAGAAGTCGGGTTCGAAGATGA
- a CDS encoding HAMP domain-containing protein, translated as MRNPKTLELTDKESLNPRQLLEVLTAFKRGELSKRMPVDQTGIAGKIADLLNDIIDQNDRMVKEFERISNEVGQEGKISQRISGVSASGSWAACMNSINSLIGNLVQPNTEVMRVIGAVAGGDLSQNMSLEIEGRPLKGEFLRTAKIVNTMVDQLNSFASEVTRVAREVGTEGKLGGQADVRGVAGTWKDLTDSVNSMASNLTGQVRDIAEVTKAVATGDLSKKITVDVKGEILELKNTINTMVDQLNSFASEVTRVAREVGTEGKLGGQADVQGVAGTWKDLTDSVNSMASNLTGQVRNIAGVTTAVARGDLSKKITVDVKGEILELKDTINTMVDQLNSFASEVTRVAREVGTEGKLGGQADVRGVAGTWKDLTDSVNSMASNLTGQVRNIAEVTTAVARGDLSKKITVDVKGEILELKDTINTMVDQLNSFASEVTRVAREVGTEGKLGGQADVRGVAGTWKDLTDSVNSMASNLTGQVRNIAEVTTAVARGDLSKKITVDVKGEILELKDTINTMMDQLNSFASEVTRVAREVGTEGKLGGQADVRGVAGTWKDLTDSVNSMASNLTGQVRNIAEVTTAVATGDLSKKITVDVKGEISELKNTINTMVDQLNSFASEVTRVAREVGAEGKLGGQADVRGVAGTWKDLTDSVNFMAGNLTGQVRDIAEVTKAVATGDLSKKITVDVKGEILELKNTINTMVDQLNSLASEVTRVAREVGTEGKLGGQADVQGVAGTWKDLTDSVNSMASNLTGQVRNIAGVTTAVARGDLSKKITVDVKGEILELKNTINTMVDQLNSFASEVTRVAREVGTEGKLGGQADVRGVAGTWKDLTDSVNSMASNLTGQVRNIAEVTTAVARGDLSKKITVDVKGEILELKDTINTMVDQLNSFASEVTRVAREVGTEGKLGGQANVRGVAGTWKDLTDSVNFMGSNLTDQVRNIAEVTTAVARGDLSKKITVDVKGEILELKNTINTMVDQLNSFASEVTRVAREVGTEGELGGQANVQGVAGTWKDLTDSVNFMANNLTTQVRGIAKVVTSVANGDLKKKLYLEAKGEIAELSDTINDMIDTLGLFGDQVTTVAREVGIEGKLGGQASVPGAAGLWRDLTDNVNQLASNLTTQVRAIAEVATAVTKGDLTRMVTVKAAGEVAALSDNINEMIRNLRETTRINTEQDWLKTNLAKFTRLLQGQRNLVNVSKLILSELAPLVSAQHGAFFITENTEEGSLLKLLVSYAYQERKNVSNRFLPGEGMVGQCFLEKERILVAQVPSDYIKVSSALGEAAPSNIVVLPVVFEGEVKAVIELASFSNFTPIHLNFLDQLTESIGIVLNTIAAGMRTEELLTQSQTLTEELQGRQEELTQTNERLEEQANSLQASEELLKEQREELQEKNEELEEKARQLAKKNHEVERKNEEVEQARHSLEEKARQLALTSRYKSEFLANMSHELRTPLNNMLILSRLLYEDGNKKLSSKEIEYAKTIHSSGNDLLQLINDILDLSKIESGKMSVDLDSVSIRELAEYLDRSFRESARNKDLKFYVEIGSELPPRMTTDLQRLQQILQNLLSNAFKFTHKGEVRLQIAPATSGWSAEHRILNQAGNAIAFSVIDTGIGIPPEKQSLIFEAFRQADGSTSRKYGGTGLGLSISKEITRLLGGELRLESTPEEGSIFTLYLPLDYIPTEEAQVDQDPVKWEETEQIEKAAPFSKIFTDSYVWTKSRTSKRVIEEEIPNEFDEKILIIEDDEVFGRRLMDSARINGFKSVVALDGKTGISVLQDTDVHAVLLDLQLTDMDGWLILNWLKKNSRFRHIPVQVFSSENDWKRSLSTGAISHFTKPVPNASLDEAFIKIRKYLNKSQKTLLVSGLSEEELQNIQEQLSYQDLKILVTSSGKDTLDLLRKEGADCVCIGFNLPDISFFDLISGMDDSGFSKTPIVLYSESKLSKKDVQRLNKLNDSNIIKFADTIQKSLDEIQIFLHEPKDMEFQSNGDTGSSSRSEDQVLEGHRVLIVDDDIRNIFALTSMLEQHKMRIIYAENAKDGIELLRNNSDIEIVLMDVMMPDMDGYEAMRTIRSMPEFASLPILALTAKAMKGDREKCIEAGATEYITKPVSVDHLLSLLRILLCR; from the coding sequence ATGAGAAATCCTAAAACTCTCGAATTGACTGATAAGGAATCTTTGAATCCAAGACAACTCTTGGAAGTGCTGACTGCCTTTAAAAGAGGCGAGCTATCCAAACGAATGCCAGTGGACCAGACCGGGATTGCTGGAAAAATCGCAGACTTATTGAACGATATTATTGATCAAAATGATCGAATGGTGAAAGAGTTCGAGCGGATCAGTAACGAGGTTGGGCAAGAAGGTAAAATCTCTCAAAGGATTAGTGGAGTTTCTGCAAGTGGTTCTTGGGCTGCATGTATGAATTCGATCAACTCCTTGATCGGGAATCTTGTGCAGCCAAATACGGAAGTAATGAGAGTGATTGGTGCCGTGGCTGGCGGTGACCTTTCTCAAAACATGTCCTTAGAGATAGAAGGACGTCCTTTAAAAGGTGAATTCTTAAGAACGGCTAAGATCGTAAACACAATGGTGGATCAGTTGAACTCTTTCGCATCTGAGGTAACTCGGGTTGCTCGAGAAGTGGGAACTGAAGGAAAGCTTGGTGGACAAGCAGACGTTCGAGGTGTTGCGGGAACATGGAAAGACTTAACTGATAGCGTAAACTCAATGGCGTCTAACTTGACTGGCCAGGTGAGGGATATCGCTGAGGTCACCAAAGCAGTGGCAACAGGTGACTTATCCAAGAAGATCACAGTGGATGTTAAGGGAGAGATCTTAGAACTCAAGAATACTATTAATACAATGGTGGACCAGCTGAACTCTTTCGCTTCAGAGGTAACGAGGGTTGCTCGAGAAGTAGGAACGGAAGGAAAGCTTGGGGGACAAGCGGATGTGCAAGGGGTTGCGGGAACTTGGAAGGATTTAACAGACAGTGTGAACTCCATGGCATCCAACCTTACAGGCCAGGTTCGTAACATTGCGGGAGTAACCACAGCGGTTGCTCGAGGTGACTTATCTAAGAAGATCACAGTGGATGTTAAGGGAGAGATCCTAGAGCTGAAAGACACGATCAACACGATGGTGGACCAGCTGAACTCTTTCGCTTCAGAGGTAACGAGGGTTGCTCGAGAAGTGGGAACGGAAGGAAAGCTTGGAGGACAAGCAGACGTTCGAGGAGTTGCGGGAACCTGGAAAGACTTAACAGACAGTGTGAACTCGATGGCGTCTAACTTGACTGGTCAGGTACGTAATATTGCAGAAGTAACCACAGCGGTTGCTCGAGGTGACTTATCTAAGAAGATCACAGTGGATGTTAAGGGAGAGATCCTGGAACTGAAAGACACGATCAACACGATGGTGGATCAGTTGAACTCATTCGCATCTGAGGTAACCCGGGTTGCTCGAGAAGTGGGAACTGAAGGAAAGCTTGGAGGACAAGCAGACGTTCGAGGAGTTGCGGGAACCTGGAAAGACTTAACAGACAGTGTGAACTCGATGGCGTCTAACTTGACTGGTCAGGTACGTAATATTGCAGAAGTAACCACAGCGGTTGCTCGAGGTGACTTATCTAAGAAGATCACAGTGGATGTTAAGGGAGAGATCCTGGAACTGAAAGACACCATTAACACCATGATGGACCAGTTAAACTCCTTCGCATCTGAGGTAACTCGGGTTGCCCGAGAGGTGGGGACGGAAGGAAAGCTTGGCGGACAAGCGGACGTTCGAGGAGTTGCGGGAACTTGGAAAGATTTAACAGACAGCGTAAATTCCATGGCATCCAACCTTACAGGCCAGGTTCGTAACATTGCAGAAGTAACGACCGCAGTGGCAACAGGAGATTTATCTAAAAAGATCACAGTGGATGTTAAGGGAGAGATCTCGGAACTCAAAAATACGATCAACACGATGGTGGATCAGTTGAACTCTTTCGCATCTGAGGTGACCCGGGTGGCTCGAGAGGTTGGTGCGGAAGGAAAGCTTGGAGGACAAGCAGACGTCCGAGGTGTTGCGGGTACCTGGAAAGACTTAACAGATAGCGTTAACTTCATGGCTGGGAACTTAACCGGCCAGGTGAGGGATATCGCTGAGGTTACCAAAGCAGTGGCAACAGGTGACTTATCCAAGAAGATCACAGTGGATGTTAAGGGAGAGATCTTAGAACTCAAGAATACGATCAACACGATGGTGGACCAGTTGAACTCTTTAGCATCTGAGGTAACACGGGTTGCTCGAGAAGTAGGAACGGAAGGAAAGCTTGGGGGACAAGCGGATGTGCAAGGGGTTGCGGGAACTTGGAAGGATTTAACAGACAGTGTGAACTCCATGGCATCCAACCTTACAGGCCAGGTTCGTAACATTGCGGGAGTAACCACAGCGGTTGCTCGAGGTGACTTATCTAAGAAGATCACAGTGGATGTTAAGGGAGAGATCTTAGAACTCAAGAATACGATCAACACGATGGTGGACCAGTTGAACTCTTTCGCATCTGAGGTAACCCGGGTTGCTCGAGAAGTGGGAACAGAAGGAAAGCTTGGAGGCCAAGCAGACGTTCGAGGAGTTGCCGGTACCTGGAAGGACTTAACAGATAGCGTGAACTCCATGGCATCTAACCTCACTGGTCAGGTGCGTAACATTGCAGAAGTAACTACAGCAGTTGCTCGAGGAGACTTATCTAAGAAGATCACAGTGGATGTTAAAGGAGAGATCCTAGAACTGAAAGACACGATCAACACGATGGTGGATCAGTTGAACTCTTTTGCATCTGAGGTAACTCGGGTTGCCCGAGAAGTGGGAACTGAAGGAAAGCTTGGGGGTCAGGCAAACGTTCGAGGAGTTGCGGGAACTTGGAAGGACTTAACAGATAGTGTTAACTTCATGGGTTCCAATCTTACCGACCAGGTGCGTAACATTGCAGAAGTAACTACAGCCGTTGCTCGAGGTGACTTGTCCAAGAAGATCACAGTGGATGTTAAGGGAGAGATCCTAGAACTCAAGAATACGATCAACACGATGGTGGACCAGTTGAACTCTTTCGCATCTGAGGTAACCCGGGTTGCTCGAGAAGTGGGAACTGAAGGTGAGTTGGGAGGTCAGGCAAATGTGCAAGGGGTTGCAGGGACTTGGAAGGACTTAACAGATAGTGTTAACTTCATGGCGAATAACCTGACCACTCAGGTGCGTGGTATTGCAAAAGTAGTAACTTCAGTAGCGAACGGAGACTTAAAGAAAAAGTTATATTTGGAAGCGAAGGGAGAGATCGCAGAACTCTCGGATACGATCAATGACATGATCGATACTTTGGGACTCTTCGGAGACCAGGTGACTACTGTGGCAAGAGAGGTTGGTATCGAAGGAAAACTGGGAGGACAAGCGAGTGTTCCTGGGGCCGCCGGTCTATGGCGAGATCTTACGGATAACGTGAACCAGCTTGCGAGTAACTTGACTACACAGGTGCGCGCGATCGCGGAAGTTGCTACTGCCGTGACTAAAGGGGACTTGACCCGTATGGTTACAGTGAAGGCGGCCGGAGAGGTGGCAGCCTTATCGGATAACATTAACGAAATGATCCGAAATCTTAGAGAGACGACTCGTATCAACACGGAGCAAGACTGGTTAAAGACCAACCTTGCTAAATTCACAAGGCTATTGCAAGGACAGAGAAACCTTGTAAACGTCAGTAAACTTATTTTATCTGAGTTAGCCCCTCTTGTTTCTGCTCAGCACGGAGCATTCTTCATTACTGAGAATACGGAAGAGGGCTCTTTGCTTAAACTTCTGGTGAGTTATGCTTACCAAGAGAGAAAGAATGTCTCCAATCGATTCCTTCCAGGAGAAGGAATGGTCGGACAATGCTTCTTAGAGAAGGAGAGGATCCTCGTAGCGCAAGTTCCTTCAGACTATATTAAGGTAAGTTCCGCTTTAGGAGAAGCAGCTCCTTCTAATATAGTCGTATTGCCGGTGGTATTCGAAGGAGAAGTGAAGGCAGTGATAGAACTTGCTTCCTTCTCGAACTTTACTCCGATTCATTTGAATTTCTTGGATCAATTAACGGAAAGTATCGGGATCGTATTGAATACGATTGCTGCCGGTATGAGAACGGAAGAGCTTCTGACACAATCTCAAACATTGACGGAAGAGTTGCAAGGTAGACAGGAAGAATTGACCCAAACCAATGAACGATTGGAAGAACAGGCAAATTCCTTGCAGGCCTCAGAAGAGTTGTTAAAAGAACAAAGGGAAGAGTTACAGGAAAAGAACGAAGAGCTGGAAGAAAAAGCAAGGCAGCTTGCTAAGAAAAATCATGAGGTGGAACGTAAAAACGAGGAGGTGGAACAAGCAAGACATTCCTTGGAAGAGAAAGCAAGACAGCTGGCCTTAACTTCCAGATACAAATCCGAATTCTTGGCGAACATGTCTCATGAGTTGCGGACTCCTTTGAATAATATGTTGATCTTGTCACGTTTGCTTTACGAGGATGGGAATAAGAAACTTTCCTCTAAAGAAATAGAATACGCCAAGACAATTCATAGCTCAGGGAACGATCTTCTTCAGTTGATTAACGATATATTAGATCTTTCTAAAATTGAATCAGGTAAGATGAGTGTGGATCTGGATTCGGTTTCTATTCGAGAACTTGCCGAATATTTGGATCGTTCCTTTAGAGAAAGCGCTCGAAATAAGGATCTGAAATTCTACGTGGAGATCGGCTCCGAGCTTCCTCCTCGAATGACTACTGATTTGCAGAGATTGCAGCAGATCCTTCAGAATCTTCTTTCAAACGCATTCAAATTTACTCATAAAGGAGAGGTTCGTTTGCAGATCGCTCCTGCGACTTCCGGTTGGAGTGCTGAACATCGGATATTGAATCAAGCAGGCAATGCGATCGCATTCTCCGTGATAGATACTGGTATAGGAATTCCTCCAGAGAAGCAAAGTCTGATTTTCGAAGCCTTCCGACAAGCGGACGGAAGTACGAGTAGAAAATATGGGGGTACTGGTCTGGGCCTTTCCATCAGTAAAGAAATCACCCGTCTCTTGGGCGGTGAGTTGAGATTGGAGAGTACGCCGGAGGAAGGAAGTATATTCACTTTATATCTTCCACTGGATTATATACCTACTGAAGAAGCGCAAGTGGACCAGGATCCTGTTAAGTGGGAAGAAACTGAACAGATAGAGAAGGCTGCTCCATTCTCTAAGATTTTCACCGATTCCTATGTTTGGACCAAGTCTAGAACTTCTAAAAGGGTGATCGAAGAAGAGATACCGAACGAATTCGATGAGAAGATCCTGATCATTGAGGATGATGAGGTCTTCGGTAGAAGACTAATGGATTCTGCGAGGATAAACGGTTTCAAAAGCGTTGTAGCTTTGGACGGAAAAACAGGAATTTCGGTTTTGCAAGATACCGATGTGCATGCCGTTCTGCTGGACCTTCAACTGACCGATATGGACGGATGGCTGATCTTGAATTGGCTAAAGAAAAACTCTAGGTTCAGACATATTCCGGTTCAAGTATTCTCGAGTGAAAATGATTGGAAGAGGAGTTTGTCAACTGGAGCAATCTCTCATTTTACGAAACCTGTTCCGAATGCCTCTTTAGATGAAGCATTCATAAAGATCAGAAAGTATCTGAATAAAAGTCAGAAGACTCTTTTGGTATCTGGACTATCAGAGGAGGAGCTTCAGAATATACAAGAGCAACTTTCCTACCAAGACTTAAAGATACTGGTGACTTCTTCAGGAAAAGATACCTTAGATCTTCTTAGAAAGGAAGGTGCAGATTGCGTCTGCATAGGTTTTAATCTTCCGGACATTTCCTTCTTTGATCTTATTTCGGGAATGGATGATTCTGGGTTTTCCAAGACCCCGATCGTTCTTTATTCCGAATCCAAGTTGAGTAAGAAAGATGTTCAGAGGTTAAATAAATTAAACGATTCGAATATTATAAAATTTGCGGATACGATCCAAAAATCTTTGGATGAGATTCAAATATTCCTGCATGAACCGAAGGATATGGAATTTCAGAGCAACGGTGATACTGGAAGTAGCTCTCGATCGGAAGATCAGGTTTTGGAAGGGCATAGAGTCCTTATTGTAGACGACGATATCCGAAATATATTCGCGCTTACAAGTATGCTGGAGCAGCATAAAATGCGAATTATTTATGCTGAGAATGCTAAGGATGGAATAGAACTCCTTCGGAATAACTCAGATATAGAGATCGTTCTTATGGACGTAATGATGCCAGACATGGATGGTTATGAGGCGATGAGGACGATCCGTTCTATGCCTGAATTCGCATCACTTCCTATCCTTGCACTTACTGCGAAGGCCATGAAAGGTGACCGAGAAAAATGTATCGAGGCCGGAGCTACTGAGTATATTACAAAACCAGTAAGTGTTGATCATTTGCTTTCTCTTCTTAGGATTCTCTTGTGTAGGTGA
- a CDS encoding response regulator translates to MISTLIADDHLLVREGLKKILSEESDIDIVCEAENGQQVLDFLNHHPVQIIILDINMPLMSGLDILKYIHKLSPDARVLILSMYPEDRFAVRALKAGASGYITKASAGEELIVAIRKVISGNRYVSPEATEILVRELARPSDKLSHETLSEREFQILMLLVKGKSVRVIAEDLALSVNTVNTYRSRILEKMNLKSTQELVRYAYDQNLLE, encoded by the coding sequence ATGATTTCTACTTTAATTGCGGATGATCATTTGTTGGTAAGAGAGGGCTTGAAGAAGATTCTTTCCGAAGAATCTGATATTGATATTGTGTGTGAGGCAGAAAACGGCCAGCAAGTTTTGGATTTTCTGAATCACCACCCGGTGCAGATCATCATTTTAGATATTAATATGCCTCTTATGAGCGGTTTGGATATATTAAAATATATTCATAAACTTTCCCCGGATGCTCGAGTGTTGATCTTAAGTATGTATCCTGAGGATCGGTTTGCAGTGCGCGCTTTAAAAGCAGGTGCCTCGGGCTATATCACTAAAGCGAGCGCGGGTGAAGAGCTGATAGTAGCTATAAGGAAAGTGATCTCTGGGAATCGATATGTGAGTCCGGAGGCTACTGAAATCCTGGTTCGAGAATTGGCTAGACCTTCTGATAAACTTTCTCATGAAACCCTTTCGGAGAGAGAGTTTCAGATCCTGATGCTTTTGGTTAAGGGGAAGAGTGTTCGGGTTATCGCGGAGGATCTTGCTTTAAGCGTGAATACTGTGAATACCTATCGTTCTAGAATATTAGAAAAAATGAATTTAAAATCAACGCAAGAACTTGTTCGATATGCGTATGACCAGAATTTGCTGGAATAG
- a CDS encoding GAF domain-containing sensor histidine kinase, with translation MHSISNIDTNAELESISKIVSSSSLDSSLGSEGDKREIEEKDTQEELLRKISILNLLQQVASSANEANDVESILQFSIDRICAIGNWKLGQVYLLSDEGRSLHLSSICYCEEDAFLKKFRSELSKGRSLFADKVCRERKPIWSAKISNHLKGDLSSLSIQAAIESSFALPVLVRENLVCVLEFFSEFEIPDPSFLEAITHISSLIGRVFERREAENSLKNSQDQLRALSARLQEVREEERLLVAREIHDELGQLLTVLKIDITLLKNNIQKKVPEAVDLFSDIKSMIKVADTAIESVQRIATELRPMILEDLGLIEGIEWYSKDFQKRTGLVCELSVKAENLPGDKEYSIALFRIFQEALTNIARHADASRILISLEEEAHFLILRIEDNGVGISQTQLKDHKSLGLVGMRERAIVLGGELTVLGQKGKGTSVVVKIPLRNELMEEKQ, from the coding sequence GTGCATAGTATATCGAACATCGATACAAATGCAGAACTCGAATCTATTTCTAAGATCGTGTCCTCTTCTTCTTTGGATTCCTCTCTGGGATCGGAGGGAGATAAGCGTGAAATAGAAGAGAAAGACACACAAGAAGAGCTATTACGCAAGATCTCTATTCTAAATCTCCTCCAGCAAGTCGCTAGCTCGGCAAATGAAGCCAATGATGTAGAATCCATTCTTCAATTTTCGATAGATCGTATATGTGCGATAGGAAATTGGAAGCTGGGACAAGTCTATTTGTTAAGCGACGAAGGTCGGTCTTTGCATCTATCATCGATTTGCTATTGCGAAGAAGATGCTTTCCTAAAGAAATTTAGAAGTGAACTCTCTAAAGGGAGATCCTTGTTTGCGGATAAGGTTTGCCGGGAAAGAAAACCGATTTGGTCTGCGAAGATCTCGAATCATCTGAAAGGAGATTTATCTTCTCTTTCTATACAAGCAGCTATTGAATCTTCGTTTGCACTTCCGGTATTAGTCCGAGAAAACTTAGTTTGCGTTTTGGAATTCTTCTCCGAGTTCGAAATTCCAGATCCTTCTTTCTTGGAAGCGATCACTCATATTAGTTCATTGATTGGAAGGGTCTTTGAGAGAAGAGAAGCGGAGAATTCCCTTAAAAACTCACAAGATCAACTAAGAGCACTATCGGCCAGGCTTCAGGAAGTAAGGGAAGAAGAAAGGCTTTTAGTTGCAAGAGAGATTCACGACGAGCTCGGCCAACTTCTTACCGTTCTTAAGATAGATATTACATTATTAAAAAATAATATACAGAAAAAGGTTCCTGAGGCAGTAGACCTGTTTTCGGATATAAAATCCATGATCAAGGTGGCAGATACTGCGATCGAGTCTGTGCAGAGAATTGCTACCGAACTTAGGCCTATGATCTTAGAGGATCTAGGACTAATCGAAGGGATCGAATGGTACAGTAAGGATTTTCAGAAACGGACTGGGCTTGTCTGCGAGTTGAGTGTTAAAGCGGAGAATCTTCCTGGTGACAAAGAATACTCTATCGCGCTATTTCGCATTTTTCAAGAGGCCCTTACGAACATTGCCAGACATGCGGATGCAAGCAGGATCCTCATCTCCTTGGAGGAAGAGGCTCATTTTCTAATTTTAAGAATAGAAGATAACGGTGTAGGGATTAGCCAAACCCAACTCAAAGATCATAAATCTCTTGGACTTGTGGGCATGAGAGAAAGAGCGATCGTGCTAGGTGGAGAATTGACCGTTTTGGGGCAAAAGGGGAAGGGGACTTCTGTGGTTGTGAAAATTCCCCTGCGTAACGAATTGATGGAGGAAAAGCAATGA